Proteins from a genomic interval of Niabella soli DSM 19437:
- a CDS encoding SusD/RagB family nutrient-binding outer membrane lipoprotein has translation MKQLKYIILGCILVSGLASCKKWLDVNTDPDNPNNQSVLIENRLPWIEHFYQYSSGVTNFRTSCQSGVYYSTTAGANTFSTTWQCSSANSTTPYQTWFVAVSSNVVDMYNAAQKKGAYHYMGVADVINALGFMEMLDLYGEMPFTEAATGNPSPKPDDGKTIFNGCMAKLNEAIVLFSKAQEAGAPALTTGDMWNTAGDVNKWIKLAWGLKARYMLKLSKKTDLYNADSILYCLSKGPQSIADNVVGPGLNNSTVTDYLVGDPVVTNGNFDYAGYGSSNRIAQFYYNLLTNMRAAGIKDPRMTKIVPAAMSNIKLDANGKVASYTWNRSVGVDSYGPSTRLVKGGPATIATTSYAAVSTNVKYTIADATERANFIAAQTAAGRAFTNSGNDVTVTYAPGSLYINNTNYLYAGDTVYVNLRSSAMATSGIPAQGALDVNWYPAAASALGATPAVAVGFNAGAIGSTGSFQIRPVSDQEILTYHEMCFIKAEVYMRKGDAGSAYTAYRAGIQAHLDMMQAKLSQWQAAQYNNPDMWPMDPTAISTYLSSAAVCQGAGDLKMADIMLQKYIAMGCSIENWNDMRRFNFSAGNVGGFGVVYPGYQRGPLFTGQAQLTGAGATDARYWMRRWMLPPTYEINYNSVNTLALNPHAADPNIWSMPVWWDCATDAEYYGYLK, from the coding sequence ATGAAACAATTAAAATATATCATACTCGGTTGTATATTGGTATCAGGGCTGGCTTCCTGTAAAAAGTGGCTGGATGTGAATACGGATCCGGATAATCCGAATAACCAAAGTGTGTTAATTGAGAACCGGCTGCCATGGATCGAGCATTTTTATCAATATTCGTCGGGGGTTACCAATTTTCGTACGTCGTGCCAGTCGGGAGTTTATTACAGTACTACCGCCGGCGCCAATACTTTTAGCACCACCTGGCAATGCTCCAGCGCTAATTCAACCACTCCTTATCAAACCTGGTTTGTTGCGGTATCTTCGAATGTAGTTGATATGTATAACGCCGCCCAGAAAAAAGGAGCCTATCATTATATGGGGGTGGCTGATGTAATCAATGCATTAGGTTTCATGGAAATGCTTGATCTTTATGGTGAGATGCCTTTCACCGAGGCTGCAACCGGAAACCCAAGTCCCAAGCCTGATGATGGCAAAACGATTTTTAACGGATGTATGGCCAAGTTAAATGAAGCCATCGTTCTGTTCAGCAAAGCACAGGAAGCAGGGGCGCCGGCGCTTACCACCGGAGATATGTGGAATACGGCCGGCGACGTAAACAAATGGATAAAACTAGCCTGGGGATTAAAAGCCCGTTACATGCTCAAATTATCGAAAAAGACAGATTTGTATAACGCAGATTCTATATTGTATTGTTTGTCAAAAGGACCGCAATCTATTGCCGATAATGTAGTAGGACCTGGCTTAAATAATAGTACCGTAACCGACTACCTGGTGGGAGATCCTGTTGTAACCAATGGTAATTTTGATTATGCGGGATACGGCAGTTCCAATCGCATTGCTCAGTTCTATTATAACCTGCTCACCAATATGCGCGCTGCTGGTATTAAGGATCCCCGTATGACGAAAATTGTACCCGCAGCCATGTCTAACATTAAATTAGATGCTAATGGGAAAGTGGCCTCTTATACCTGGAATCGTTCTGTGGGCGTTGATTCTTATGGTCCTTCCACCCGTTTAGTAAAAGGAGGGCCGGCCACTATTGCAACCACAAGTTATGCCGCCGTAAGTACAAATGTTAAGTACACGATCGCAGACGCGACAGAACGTGCCAATTTTATTGCTGCCCAAACTGCAGCGGGACGCGCGTTTACCAACAGTGGAAACGATGTAACAGTCACCTACGCTCCGGGTTCCCTTTATATCAACAACACTAATTATCTGTATGCCGGGGATACTGTTTATGTAAACCTGCGCAGCAGCGCTATGGCCACATCCGGAATCCCTGCCCAGGGTGCCCTGGACGTGAATTGGTATCCTGCTGCTGCCAGTGCACTTGGCGCCACACCTGCTGTTGCAGTTGGGTTTAATGCCGGAGCGATCGGCTCTACAGGTTCGTTCCAGATCCGCCCGGTTTCCGATCAGGAGATACTCACCTACCATGAGATGTGTTTTATTAAGGCAGAAGTGTATATGCGAAAAGGAGATGCTGGCAGTGCTTATACAGCGTACAGGGCAGGTATCCAGGCGCATTTGGATATGATGCAGGCCAAATTATCCCAATGGCAGGCCGCCCAGTATAATAATCCTGATATGTGGCCAATGGACCCGACTGCCATCAGCACTTATCTTTCCAGCGCTGCGGTTTGCCAGGGTGCAGGGGATCTGAAAATGGCCGATATTATGCTGCAAAAATATATTGCTATGGGTTGCAGTATTGAGAACTGGAATGATATGCGCCGGTTCAACTTCAGCGCAGGTAATGTGGGTGGCTTTGGTGTGGTTTATCCTGGTTACCAGCGGGGGCCGTTATTTACCGGCCAGGCACAGCTCACCGGCGCGGGGGCTACCGATGCCCGGTATTGGATGCGCCGCTGGATGCTGCCGCCAACCTATGAAATAAATTATAACTCCGTAAACACACTAGCTTTAAATCCCCATGCAGCCGACCCCAATATCTGGAGTA